The following coding sequences lie in one Nitrospirota bacterium genomic window:
- a CDS encoding tetratricopeptide repeat protein, which translates to MIMKSSNVIVLCLIITIPLLNGCSEENYLISRGNRENRDGNYESAIKIYDMALEINPRNADIYYNRGVAWFKMGKLDNAIVDYTKALEINKELIEAYINRGFIWNSKGNYDFALSDYTKALQLNPNNSLKGRIYFNRASTLFGKGDYESAIDNYTEGIKIDTSNSEAYYFRAEAWYEKSNLDNAISDYTKAIEFNSKYAQAVFNRANTWHEKRDFASAIKDYEKAIELDPQNALVYNNYSALLSSCTDGKFRDGTKALKLALKAIELRPGEVVFLGTLAAAYAESGNFKEAVQTGERAITLLKKDNNENLMNNLVSQLESYKVGKPWREDVKRKDWMREYKIKEPQKGGKSGK; encoded by the coding sequence ATGATTATGAAGAGTTCTAACGTTATTGTTTTGTGTCTAATAATTACAATTCCATTGTTAAATGGCTGCTCAGAAGAAAATTATCTAATTAGCAGAGGTAATCGTGAAAACAGGGATGGGAACTATGAATCGGCTATAAAAATTTATGACATGGCTTTAGAAATAAATCCACGCAATGCGGATATATATTATAATCGTGGAGTTGCTTGGTTTAAGATGGGTAAATTGGATAATGCCATTGTTGATTACACAAAGGCATTGGAAATAAATAAAGAACTTATCGAGGCATATATTAATCGTGGCTTTATTTGGAATAGTAAGGGTAATTATGACTTTGCTTTATCTGATTATACAAAGGCGTTACAGCTTAACCCTAATAATTCTTTAAAAGGTAGAATTTATTTTAACAGGGCATCAACACTCTTCGGTAAGGGAGATTATGAGAGTGCCATTGATAATTATACAGAGGGGATAAAAATTGATACAAGCAACTCTGAGGCATACTATTTTAGAGCTGAGGCATGGTATGAAAAGAGTAATCTTGACAACGCTATCTCTGACTATACAAAAGCAATAGAGTTTAATTCGAAGTATGCTCAGGCAGTGTTTAACCGTGCAAATACCTGGCACGAAAAAAGAGATTTTGCCTCTGCTATTAAAGATTACGAAAAAGCAATAGAGTTAGACCCGCAGAATGCATTAGTATACAACAACTATTCAGCTCTCTTATCTTCATGTACTGACGGCAAGTTTAGAGATGGAACTAAGGCTTTAAAATTGGCGTTGAAAGCAATTGAACTTCGTCCGGGTGAAGTGGTTTTCTTGGGTACGCTGGCTGCAGCTTATGCTGAATCAGGTAATTTCAAAGAGGCAGTCCAGACGGGGGAAAGAGCCATTACGTTACTTAAAAAAGATAATAATGAGAATCTGATGAATAATTTGGTTTCGCAATTAGAATCTTATAAAGTTGGAAAGCCTTGGCGCG